A genomic stretch from Hemicordylus capensis ecotype Gifberg chromosome 5, rHemCap1.1.pri, whole genome shotgun sequence includes:
- the LOC128328251 gene encoding alcohol dehydrogenase 1-like, with protein sequence MATAGKVIKCRAAIIWEIGETLSVEEVEVAPPRAHEIRVKIVATGICRTDDHVLQGFFPNIKYPVIAGHEGAGIVESVGPEVTCVKPGDKVIPLCVPQCGECGCCLSPKANCCLKSHLYEPCQNLMPDKTSRFTCKGKVIYHFLWTSTFSEYTVVPDAAIVRIDDNAPLEKVCLFGCGFSTGYGAAINTAKVEPGSTCAVFGLGGVGLSVIMGCEAAGASRIIGIDINKAKFPKAKELGATECISPQDFKKPINEVLVEMTGLGVDYAFEVIGRIDTEVAALASCHVGHGTCVLVGAPPPGSQLSLDPTQILSGKKLLGCLLGGWKLKDALPKLISDYMKKKCNTDALITHTLPFEKISEGFELLHAGKCIRCVLLF encoded by the exons GTGATTAAATGCAGGGCGGCCATCATCTGGGAAATAGGTGAAACACTTTCTGTTGAGGAGGTGGAGGTAGCACCCCCAAGAGCTCATGAAATTCGAGTCAAG ATTGTGGCCACTGGGATCTGTCGGACAGATGACCACGTATTGCAAGGTTTTTTCCCTAACATAAAGTACCCGGTGATTGCGGGCCATGAAGGAGCTGGCATTGTTGAAAGTGTTGGACCAGAAGTCACTTGTGTAAAGCCAG GTGACAAAGTCATTCCTCTTTGTGTTCCCCAGTGTGGAGAGTGCGGCTGCTGTTTGAGTCCCAAAGCTAATTGCTGCCTCAAGTCCCA TCTCTATGAACCTTGTCAAAACCTGATGCCAGACAAGACGAGCAGGTTCACCTGCAAAGGGAAAGTGATTTATCACTTCCTGTGGACGAGCACCTTCTCCGAATACACTGTTGTTCCTGATGCTGCCATTGTAAGAATTGACGACAATGCGCCTCTGGAAAAAGTCTGCCTCTTTGGTTGTGGGTTTTCTACTGGCTATGGCGCTGCCATCAATACTGCCAAG GTGGAGCCTGGTTCTACTTGTGCTGTCTTTGGTTTGGGAGGTGTTGGTCTGTCTGTTATTATGGGCTGCGAAGCAGCTGGAGCATCCAGGATTATTGGGATTGACATCAACAAAGCTAAGTTTCCCAAGGCCAAAGAGTTAGGAGCCACTGAGTGCATCTCTCCTCAAGATTTCAAGAAGCCCATTAATGAGGTGCTCGTGGAGATGACTGGTCTTGGTGTAGACTATGCTTTTGAAGTAATTGGACGCATTGATACTGAG GTAGCTGCCCTTGCATCCTGCCACGTGGGTCATGGCACCTGTGTGCTGGTAGGAGCACCTCCGCCAGGATCACAGCTCTCCTTGGATCCCACACAGATCCTCTCAGGGAAGAAACTGTTGGGGTGTTTGCTTGGAG GTTGGAAGTTAAAAGATGCTCTTCCTAAACTGATTTCTGATTACATGAAAAAGAAATGTAATACTGATGCACTAATAACTCACACGTTGCCTTTTGAGAAAATCAGTGAAGGGTTTGAGCTGCTACATGCAGGGAAATG TATTCGCTGCGTCCTGCTGTTTTAA